The DNA region TGTCTGGAATGACATCTTGCGTCTGGAAACCCCAGTAATGACTTCCAGTACGACCGAATCCACTCTGGACTTCATCAGCAATACAAACACCACCAGCCTTCCGCACAATGTCATAAGCTAACTTAAGGTATCCAGGAGCTAGTTCGACAGCACCTCCAACACCCTACAGCCATGACAAGGTATCAGCAAGATTTGCCACGTGGGTAAGTTATTCTGGAGTGATACTAAAAATACAGCTATTCTATTATTTCGCTATAGTATTTTAAGAATGGACTGTTCAAAGTTTATACCTGAAATGTTTCTGCAATGAAGCCTGCAACCCTTCCTGAACTTCCATAGGTTATATGTTCTTGGACCTCCTTGGCATAAGCTGCAGCATCAGATCCAAAAGTCCCCCGGTAAGGATCAGGGTTCATGACATGATGTATTTCACCCTGCGAAGTTTTGATGAGAAACTGATCATTAGTATAAAAAAACTGATACTATTTTGCTTCGTAATCACAGAGATTATTGTCTGGTTTTCATTATGACAGCAGAAGTTCATATAACTAAGGTAAGCTTAACCTAAATAGATGAGGCATATGATCAAATTTCAATCTAAAAAGCATTTGAAGGAGTCAAATCAAGTAGTAAACCATCTCTACAAATCAAGTAGTAAACCATCTCTAAAGTGCATTAACTGATTATGCGGTACACAAACCTGAGGAATTGGGTACTTCCATGTCTGCAAACCAGTCAATCCTATTGTTCCAGCACTTCCACCGTGATATGCATTTCTGAGTGCAATCATACTGAGGTTCCCACTGTACAGCCGGGCCATCAACATTGCTAATTCATTTGCTTCAGTCCCAGAATTGACAAAATACACAACCTGTGGCACCCCAAAACACGAAATAAGTTTTCCAGTCTTAGATACAATAGTTAGTGTTATGACCACACGCAGAGAGGCAGTATTTTACCTTGAGATTGCCAGGCATTTTGGAGGTGAGTGCCTCTGCAAACTCGACAATGGCATGATGCAAATATATGGTGGTTGTGTGCTGGAGCAACTTGGTCTGCTCCACCACAGCATTGACAATATCCGGATGGCAATGGCCGCAAGAAACTGTCACGATACCCCCAAAGCAATCGAGGTATCTCTTCCCATGCTCGTCATACAGATACTGCATCTTTCCCTCCACAATGTTGAGCTGTTAACACAGTTGAAATGACTTCTTCAGTCACCGAGTCAACTAATTTTCATTCTGTCACTGTCTCATCGTTTATAGAATAAGACTACACGGTGGTTGTTGTACTTGTACTGCCAGAGTTCTTGGCATGATCAGTTTATCCCGAAGCTTACATGGTAAAGCTAATAAACCACAATATGAAAAcacatggaaaatttattctccTAATGAAATGGAAAAGGGCCAGCGATGACGCTGCTTTGTGATCAGGATCAACCCCGATAAAGACATGTTCACCGAAGCTCCCAACTTTTTGGAACATCAACTTCATCGCACGCGGAAAACAACAGtttggaggaagaagagcaggcaCCGAGACAGACACGATCAACATTCAGGAGGAGCTTTTACCGGCTTCTGGTAGTAGTGGAAGAGCGACGGGCCAAGGACGGCCTTCCTCTTCTCGAAGATCTCGGCGGCGCCCATCCCGGCGTACGGGCGGGGCTGGTGGTCGAACGGCGGCATCTCAGGCGCCGCCCGCGACGGTCCCCGATCGGGCGCCGCCTCCGACGAGACCAGCCGCCGCAGCACCTCCGCCGGGCATCGCCGGTGGCCTGCGGCGGAAGCGCCGCGGCGAAGCAGCGAGGCGGCCATCGACGGACAAGGACAACCGGGAACGGAGCCTGAACTCGCCGGGCCCGGTGGttggacgaggaggaggagataGGGCAATGCGTGTGGGATTAGCACGCGAGGGGAGGCCCGGCGGGGAAGGATTAGTGGGTGGCCGCCGCCGTAGTGGTGGCAGTGACGTGGCGAAGTTCCAGATTCCGATAGGGACGCATCTCGCGGGATCTTTTTATCCCCCTGACGTGGTGCGGCGTGTACTCCCTCACTGGCGCGTGGGGCCACCGCGCCGAGGAAGCGGTTGGTGGCGTAGGAGTTGTTCGAAGTGGTGGTGACTGGTGAGTCATCACTACTCGACGCCCGTGACCAGGGGATGTTCACCCCCTTTCTCCTTTGCTTTCCCCGCGGCGTGTGGATGTCTTGATACGGATCCCCCTGATCCCTGCCGGGCGATTCAGTCGGTGACTCACGCATGCTCGGATGATTTGTTTCGATCCGCCTTCCTCGTTCTCTCACGCACTAGCGGCGGGTTACGCCTTGGGTGAAAGCCGGTTGCCTGCATGAGTTCGTTTGGATCTTCAGAGATGCTGGAGGCGGCGAACTGCCATGTCTCGAGTTCGATGAGATGCTGATGGCGTTCCCGCAAGCTGCTGCCTTTGGGCAGTTCAGAGTCAGGTTTTTCTTTTCGTGGCTGTAGTAGTTCAGAGTCGATTTGGATTTCGTTGAGCTTGGATCCTCTGTTTGAATTTTGAAATCTCGATTCTCGACGGGTTGCTTAAGTTGGACGGAGTTAGCCTGCAGACAAATTCAGCAGCATCTGACCCTGTACGAGGAACGACCACCCGTGTGGGTTCAGTGTTCAGGTAGCATGGATTCTGAAGACAAACTGGAGATGCTGCTGACCTGCTGCCAGCCGCCATCGACCTCTGCCAGGGGGGAGTTGCTTCTGAGGAGGAATTGGGCTACATCGACACATATTTGGGCCCATGAGAGTATCGGGCCGTTCGACCACAGCGCGTGCATTGTACACAAGTGGTGGGCTCGGCGGGTAGCAGCTCCACCATTCAAAAGCGGTCCCCATCTCCCGCGGCCCATGTCGCACGCCGAGCGCAGCACCGGCAGCGGGCTGCGGGCCACGTGCGGCCGCCGGCGTGGGGGTCTAGATCCGACGACCGACGACTCCCCCGTGCTCGCCCTCCCCCGGCCCGATCGAGCCGAGCAGTGCGCGGTGAGGTCGCGCGCCGTACAAACACCCTCCATTCCCCTGCCTGCCTGGTGGCGCCACCACGGCACAACGCCGCGGCATCGCCCGTTCTCCTGCCGActcgtagcagcagcagcagcttgcCCCGCGCCCCGGATCGTTCCGGAAACAGGGCCGCCGTCCTGCGGTGTCCCGCGCTGCCGAGGTAGCAGGCGAGGACCTACCGCCACAGGCGGGCCTGACAGGCACCCCGCGGAAAAGCTCGTGGGCGCCCCCCCGCGCCTTTTTCGTTTCTGCGATCTGCGGCGGGTGAGCCCATGGAAGCTTGTTGGTGGACTGgtggttcctcctcctcccgcgcggTGGCCCGGGCCGCCTGAGCTGTGGTGGTCCAGTGCGGCCGCGGCGCAGGCGAGCGGCGCGTGGGATCGAATCGACCGACCGGTCGATCGATCTGTGCGTCGCGATGGGGGGTGGGTGAGGACCATCTTATCGGCAGCGCCTGCTGCCCGGCCTACAGGAGGCTGCTGGGACGATTCGCTTTCGTGCCGGCAATTGCCGCCCGGATCGCGGTGCCCCGATCCGACGGCAGCGCCTCGCGGCCCTGACAGCGACGCCACTgccacgccaccgccgcccctgcgccacCATCATGCCACCGCCGGGCGGCCGGCGACCCCCCCTGCTGCCCGGCAAGTGGATCGGCGTGATTAATTGGCTTCTCATTACACGTCACACTCCCTTTCAAGAATACACCGATCGAGCACGTGGTGTGCATGGATCAGTAGACTAAACA from Panicum hallii strain FIL2 chromosome 9, PHallii_v3.1, whole genome shotgun sequence includes:
- the LOC112877983 gene encoding alanine--glyoxylate aminotransferase 2 homolog 1, mitochondrial — protein: MAASLLRRGASAAGHRRCPAEVLRRLVSSEAAPDRGPSRAAPEMPPFDHQPRPYAGMGAAEIFEKRKAVLGPSLFHYYQKPLNIVEGKMQYLYDEHGKRYLDCFGGIVTVSCGHCHPDIVNAVVEQTKLLQHTTTIYLHHAIVEFAEALTSKMPGNLKVVYFVNSGTEANELAMLMARLYSGNLSMIALRNAYHGGSAGTIGLTGLQTWKYPIPQGEIHHVMNPDPYRGTFGSDAAAYAKEVQEHITYGSSGRVAGFIAETFQGVGGAVELAPGYLKLAYDIVRKAGGVCIADEVQSGFGRTGSHYWGFQTQDVIPDIVTMAKGIGNGLPLGAVVTTPEIASVLSQKIQFNTFGGNPVCSAGGLAVLKVLDKEKRQAHCADVGAHLVERLKSLQEQHEIIGDVRGRGLMLGVELVTDRKEKTPAKAETAELFEKLKDLGVLVGKGGLHGNVFRIKPPMCFSKDDADFLVDAMDYAMSGL